In a single window of the Coprothermobacter proteolyticus DSM 5265 genome:
- the purL gene encoding phosphoribosylformylglycinamidine synthase subunit PurL encodes MENSNTTPLWRTLGLTDLEYEQIVSGLGREPNFTELAMFSVMWSEHCAYKNSKPLLKMLPSKGQRVMQGPGENAGVLDIGDGLALVMKIESHNHPSAVEPYQGAATGVGGIVRDIFAMGARPVVLMDSLRFGSLGEGRTNYLFEQVVAGISDYGNCIGVPTVGGEIYFQDCYQKSPLVNALCAGIVEQDKMQTGKASGVGSPVLIVGATTGRDGIGGASFASQELGEDAEEKLPSVQVGDPFMEKLLIEACLEAYETGFVVAVQDMGAAGITSSASEMAARGEVGMELNLDCVPLRAEGMAAHEILISESQERMLLVVEKGKEDQIKQIMEKWGLHAAIMGRVTDDGWLRVCYHGEVVAQLPAQLLAEGAPQYIREGIPSEHLKDIQDLDVTALQPPADLECTLLELLKSPNIASKAWVFEQYDHMVRTDTVVRPGSDAAVVRIKGKHQALAFTTDCNATYCFLDPYEGAKAAVVEAARNLSMVGAEPIGITDCLNFGNPEDPAVYWQMQRCIEGIRDACQVLNIPVVSGNVSLYNETELGPIFPTPVIGCAGLIPDVSRVCTMGLKDDGDVVLVLGEDKGELGGSEYLQVQYGLVKGKPPVVDLEKEKALQELVRKLIWEGLLKSAHDISEGGLAVALAECALCGERGVEVDLTTSLRPDAALFSESQARAVVSLSPQNLEAVLKLAQDYEVPAAVLGNVGGESLLIRVNGEEVADVPLIQCAEHYWRGLEWAMKGI; translated from the coding sequence ATGGAAAACAGCAATACAACTCCTTTATGGAGAACGTTGGGACTAACCGATTTAGAGTACGAGCAAATAGTCTCTGGCTTGGGTAGAGAGCCAAATTTCACCGAACTCGCCATGTTCAGTGTGATGTGGTCGGAGCACTGCGCTTACAAGAATTCAAAACCTTTGCTAAAAATGCTGCCCAGTAAGGGACAAAGAGTCATGCAGGGACCTGGTGAGAACGCGGGTGTTTTGGACATCGGTGACGGTTTAGCGTTGGTCATGAAAATAGAAAGCCATAATCATCCATCGGCGGTGGAGCCATATCAAGGTGCCGCCACAGGTGTGGGTGGTATTGTCCGAGACATCTTCGCCATGGGGGCACGCCCTGTGGTGCTCATGGATTCCCTGCGATTTGGCTCTTTGGGTGAAGGAAGAACCAACTACCTATTTGAACAAGTAGTAGCTGGAATAAGCGATTATGGAAACTGCATAGGAGTGCCCACTGTTGGTGGAGAAATATATTTTCAAGATTGCTATCAGAAAAGCCCACTGGTGAATGCACTTTGTGCTGGCATAGTGGAGCAAGATAAGATGCAGACAGGGAAAGCCAGTGGTGTCGGCAGTCCAGTACTCATTGTGGGTGCTACTACGGGTAGAGACGGTATTGGAGGAGCCAGCTTTGCCTCTCAGGAGCTTGGAGAAGACGCTGAAGAGAAGCTCCCTTCGGTTCAAGTGGGAGATCCTTTCATGGAGAAATTGCTCATTGAGGCATGCTTGGAAGCTTACGAGACAGGCTTTGTGGTGGCTGTTCAGGATATGGGAGCTGCTGGCATAACCTCCTCGGCTTCTGAGATGGCTGCTCGTGGAGAGGTGGGCATGGAGCTCAACCTAGACTGTGTCCCACTTAGAGCTGAGGGCATGGCTGCCCATGAGATTCTCATCTCTGAATCTCAAGAACGCATGCTGCTGGTAGTGGAAAAAGGCAAAGAAGATCAAATAAAGCAAATAATGGAAAAATGGGGACTTCACGCTGCTATTATGGGCCGTGTAACGGATGATGGGTGGCTACGAGTATGCTATCACGGTGAAGTGGTGGCACAGCTGCCAGCTCAACTATTGGCAGAGGGCGCTCCCCAGTATATCCGCGAAGGGATACCTTCTGAACATCTGAAAGACATTCAGGACCTTGACGTGACAGCTTTACAGCCTCCTGCTGATCTGGAGTGCACGCTATTAGAACTCTTAAAATCGCCCAACATTGCTTCCAAAGCATGGGTATTTGAGCAGTATGACCACATGGTGAGAACTGACACCGTTGTCAGACCAGGTTCGGACGCTGCTGTGGTTCGCATAAAAGGTAAACACCAAGCGCTGGCGTTTACCACTGACTGCAATGCCACCTACTGCTTTTTGGATCCCTACGAGGGTGCTAAGGCTGCTGTGGTAGAAGCGGCAAGGAACTTGAGCATGGTGGGTGCTGAGCCCATCGGCATAACAGATTGTTTGAATTTCGGCAATCCTGAGGATCCTGCAGTTTACTGGCAAATGCAGCGCTGCATAGAAGGCATCAGAGATGCCTGCCAAGTCTTGAACATACCAGTGGTTAGTGGGAATGTGAGCCTGTACAACGAAACTGAGCTGGGCCCCATTTTCCCCACGCCGGTGATCGGCTGTGCAGGACTGATCCCGGACGTTTCCAGGGTGTGCACCATGGGCCTTAAAGACGATGGTGATGTGGTTCTCGTGCTGGGTGAAGATAAAGGGGAGCTTGGTGGTAGTGAATACCTACAAGTTCAATACGGTCTGGTAAAAGGAAAGCCTCCCGTTGTGGATCTGGAAAAGGAAAAAGCACTGCAGGAACTGGTGCGTAAGCTCATCTGGGAAGGGCTACTCAAATCTGCTCATGATATTTCTGAGGGTGGTTTGGCTGTTGCATTGGCAGAATGTGCACTTTGCGGTGAAAGAGGCGTTGAGGTGGATCTAACCACTTCTTTGAGGCCTGATGCTGCTCTTTTCTCGGAATCCCAAGCCCGGGCAGTGGTTTCACTGAGCCCACAGAACTTGGAAGCGGTCTTAAAGCTTGCCCAAGATTATGAGGTACCCGCTGCGGTTTTAGGCAACGTGGGCGGGGAAAGTTTGCTTATCAGGGTGAATGGAGAAGAAGTTGCTGATGTGCCCCTGATTCAGTGCGCGGAGCATTACTGGCGGGGATTGGAATGGGCTATGAAGGGCATCTGA
- the purF gene encoding amidophosphoribosyltransferase, whose translation MKEDCGVFGVVLDNPEASVYIYYGLQSLQHRGEESAGIAVYDGSETHVQKGMGLVSEVFDRIKVKSLKGNAGIGHVRYSTTGAPSLFNAQPLVAHLRGHSIAVAHNGNLINAQQLRDSLEKEGRIFQTTSDTEIIMHLMAKNLHKGFENALLEVMKSIKGSYALLVLFDNTLAGVRDPNGIRPLCLGKNEVGYFLSSESCALDVVNAQLVRDIEPGEIVLIDGVDSSQLRSVKAESEAVNPMHCVFEYIYFARPDSVIDGASVYLARMEMGRQLAKEAPVDAHWVVPVPDSGNSAARGYAVESGIPSVDGLIKNKYVGRTFIAPEQSMREASLRVKLNVLKELVKGKSVVLVDDSIVRGTTMRRLVRLLKEAGAKEVHLRISSPPIIMPCYFGIDMPTRKQLISAQMSPEEVRKLVDADSLHFLSLEGLIKSVGMSSLCTGCLNGNYPMDVPKEGNKYLFEKK comes from the coding sequence ATGAAAGAAGATTGCGGCGTTTTTGGGGTTGTTTTGGATAACCCCGAAGCTTCAGTGTACATCTACTACGGTCTTCAGTCGCTGCAGCATCGCGGTGAAGAAAGTGCCGGTATTGCCGTCTATGACGGTAGCGAAACCCATGTGCAAAAGGGCATGGGTCTGGTAAGCGAAGTTTTTGACCGAATCAAGGTAAAGTCACTCAAAGGCAACGCGGGTATTGGCCATGTGCGCTATTCCACCACAGGAGCACCAAGTTTATTCAATGCTCAACCGCTGGTGGCTCATTTACGCGGTCATTCCATTGCTGTGGCTCATAACGGGAATCTCATAAATGCACAGCAGCTCAGAGATTCTCTGGAAAAGGAAGGCCGAATTTTCCAGACCACTTCGGATACAGAAATCATCATGCACCTCATGGCAAAAAACCTCCACAAAGGTTTTGAAAACGCGCTTCTTGAGGTGATGAAGTCCATAAAGGGTTCCTATGCACTGCTGGTGCTTTTTGACAACACGCTTGCCGGGGTCAGAGACCCAAACGGCATAAGGCCACTTTGTTTGGGCAAGAACGAAGTAGGTTATTTCCTTTCCTCGGAATCTTGTGCTTTGGACGTGGTCAATGCTCAGCTTGTCAGGGACATCGAACCCGGCGAGATTGTCCTCATTGATGGTGTGGACAGCTCTCAACTGAGGTCGGTTAAGGCTGAGTCTGAAGCCGTTAATCCCATGCACTGCGTGTTTGAATACATTTACTTTGCACGCCCCGACAGTGTGATTGATGGCGCAAGTGTTTACCTCGCCCGCATGGAGATGGGCAGGCAACTTGCTAAAGAAGCACCTGTGGACGCTCACTGGGTCGTGCCTGTACCAGATTCCGGAAATTCCGCTGCTCGTGGGTACGCAGTCGAGTCCGGCATACCCAGTGTGGACGGTCTCATAAAGAACAAATACGTGGGACGTACCTTCATAGCGCCTGAGCAAAGCATGAGAGAGGCCAGTCTCAGGGTCAAACTGAATGTGCTAAAGGAGCTTGTGAAGGGCAAGAGCGTTGTCTTGGTTGATGACTCCATTGTCCGAGGAACTACCATGAGGCGTTTGGTCAGGCTGCTCAAAGAAGCTGGAGCCAAAGAAGTGCACCTGCGGATTAGTTCTCCGCCCATAATCATGCCATGTTATTTCGGCATCGATATGCCCACGCGTAAGCAACTCATTTCCGCTCAAATGTCGCCTGAAGAAGTGAGAAAACTGGTTGATGCTGACAGTTTGCATTTTTTAAGTTTGGAAGGTTTGATAAAGAGTGTTGGCATGTCCAGTCTGTGCACGGGTTGTTTGAATGGTAACTACCCCATGGATGTACCCAAAGAGGGCAACAAGTACCTTTTTGAGAAAAAGTGA
- the purM gene encoding phosphoribosylformylglycinamidine cyclo-ligase, whose translation MKYEDAGVNISKADFFIEKIKPLAQATLTDFVLEGIGPFASLVELKGYKNPVLVSGTDGVGTKLKIAFMMNKHDTVGIDLVAMCVNDVITTGAKPLFFLDYFACGKLDENIGVDVIKGIAQGCTMAKCALVGGETAEMPSFYPEGEYDLAGFCVGVAEKEELLNPETVSVGDAVIGLASSGLHSNGYSLVRKIFFEQHHFSVNDQLPELGKTLGEELLTPTLIYVRALELLQGLPIKAAAHITGGGLLENVPRVLPEGTAVKLHGDAWFVPPIFKLIQQLGNVDLVEMYRTFNMGIGMVLIVPEERANDCVNKINSSGDFNAQIIGEVVAGERQVILP comes from the coding sequence ATGAAATACGAGGATGCGGGAGTAAACATTTCCAAAGCGGATTTTTTCATTGAGAAAATAAAACCGCTGGCACAAGCCACACTCACCGATTTTGTTTTGGAAGGCATTGGCCCCTTCGCTTCCTTGGTGGAGCTAAAAGGTTACAAGAATCCTGTTTTGGTCTCTGGCACTGATGGTGTGGGTACCAAGCTGAAAATCGCATTCATGATGAACAAGCACGATACAGTGGGCATCGATTTGGTTGCCATGTGTGTAAACGATGTCATCACCACGGGAGCGAAGCCTCTGTTTTTCTTGGATTACTTTGCCTGCGGTAAGTTGGATGAAAACATAGGAGTGGATGTGATAAAAGGCATTGCGCAGGGCTGCACCATGGCCAAGTGTGCCTTAGTGGGTGGTGAAACTGCTGAGATGCCATCTTTTTACCCAGAGGGTGAGTACGATTTGGCTGGCTTCTGCGTTGGTGTTGCTGAAAAAGAAGAGCTTCTTAACCCTGAAACGGTTTCGGTGGGTGACGCGGTTATCGGTTTAGCCTCTTCGGGCTTGCACAGCAACGGTTATTCCTTGGTCAGGAAAATATTTTTTGAGCAGCACCATTTCAGTGTAAATGACCAGCTGCCGGAGCTTGGTAAAACTTTGGGCGAGGAGCTTCTCACTCCCACGCTCATTTATGTGCGCGCGTTGGAGCTCCTTCAGGGTTTGCCCATAAAGGCGGCTGCTCACATCACCGGTGGTGGGCTGCTTGAGAACGTACCTCGTGTTCTGCCAGAAGGCACCGCCGTGAAGCTGCATGGAGACGCTTGGTTTGTGCCACCCATTTTCAAACTCATTCAACAACTGGGCAATGTGGACCTGGTGGAAATGTATCGCACTTTCAACATGGGCATTGGCATGGTTCTCATTGTTCCCGAGGAGCGTGCCAATGACTGCGTAAACAAGATTAACAGCTCTGGTGATTTCAATGCACAAATCATTGGTGAAGTGGTGGCTGGAGAACGTCAGGTGATCTTGCCGTGA
- the purN gene encoding phosphoribosylglycinamide formyltransferase: protein MNIVVLVSGRGTDLQSIIDATQEGWLKVNIQAVISDKEDAYALERAKQHGIPTYVLSKKVLKSEFQEALLNLLTMLSPDLVVLAGFLTILGPQVVERFPQKIINIHPALLPSFCGKGFYGMKVHEAVYESGVKYTGCTVHFVDAGVDAGPIILQEVVKVDDDDTPETIAEKVLEVEHRLLPTAIKLISEGRVVLEGRRVRILPASSEGSEGRNEV, encoded by the coding sequence GTGAACATCGTAGTGCTAGTTTCGGGCAGGGGCACGGATTTGCAGTCCATCATTGATGCTACTCAGGAAGGCTGGCTTAAAGTGAACATACAGGCTGTCATCAGTGACAAGGAAGACGCCTATGCCCTGGAGCGAGCAAAACAGCACGGTATTCCCACTTACGTACTTTCTAAGAAGGTTTTGAAATCTGAGTTTCAAGAGGCTTTGCTAAACCTCTTAACCATGCTCAGTCCTGATTTAGTGGTGCTGGCTGGCTTCCTGACCATATTAGGTCCACAGGTGGTGGAACGTTTTCCACAAAAGATCATCAACATACATCCGGCGCTCCTGCCCTCTTTTTGTGGTAAGGGATTCTACGGTATGAAAGTGCACGAAGCCGTTTACGAAAGTGGAGTAAAGTACACCGGATGCACGGTACATTTTGTGGATGCGGGAGTAGATGCAGGTCCCATCATCCTTCAAGAAGTGGTTAAGGTGGATGATGACGACACGCCCGAAACCATTGCAGAGAAAGTTCTGGAGGTGGAGCATAGGCTTTTACCCACTGCCATAAAGCTCATTTCTGAAGGCAGAGTGGTGCTGGAAGGCAGGAGGGTTCGCATACTACCAGCGTCAAGTGAAGGCTCAGAAGGAAGAAACGAGGTGTGA
- the purH gene encoding bifunctional phosphoribosylaminoimidazolecarboxamide formyltransferase/IMP cyclohydrolase has product MKKRKALISVSRKEGVVEFARELQGLGFEIISTGGTYGLLKESGVDAVKVSDITGFPEILDGRVKTLHPAIHAGILANRNNADHMAQLALFNIEPIDLVVVNLYPFKETVLDEDATMGDAVENIDIGGPTLIRAAAKNWESVTVLVDPQDYADVLDELRDSGSTSLSTRFRLAAKAFRHTAYYDAVISSYFSRGAKVLFPDEIVLPFEKVQELRYGENPHQKGAFYKDPLSKTGLANYVQLQGKELSFNNLHDVNAVLEILQEFYGVHCAVAVKHANPCGVGVGENLFEAYQKAYEGDPVSIYGGIVGVNDTLDEVTALEMSKQFLEVIVAPEFTPEALDVLQKKKNLRLLKVNLSTASGFDIKRVEGGVLLQDKDLQDLDEKELTVVTNKAPTPEEMADLRFAWKVVKHLSSNAIALAKNGGTIGLGAGQVNRVGAVEIAIKQAGEKARGAVLASDGFFPFSDSVELAAKAGITAIIQPGGSKRDQECIDAANSYNIAMVFTHIRHFRH; this is encoded by the coding sequence ATGAAAAAGAGGAAAGCACTCATAAGCGTGTCAAGAAAAGAAGGTGTGGTGGAGTTTGCCAGGGAACTGCAAGGACTTGGTTTTGAAATCATCTCCACAGGCGGTACCTATGGCCTTTTAAAGGAAAGCGGCGTTGACGCTGTTAAGGTTTCTGACATTACCGGTTTTCCAGAGATTCTTGATGGCAGGGTGAAAACCCTTCATCCCGCTATTCATGCTGGCATTCTGGCAAACAGAAACAATGCAGATCACATGGCTCAGCTTGCCCTCTTTAACATCGAACCCATCGATTTGGTAGTGGTAAACCTTTACCCATTTAAGGAAACTGTTCTTGATGAAGACGCCACAATGGGTGATGCCGTTGAGAACATTGACATTGGAGGCCCCACACTCATAAGAGCAGCCGCAAAGAATTGGGAAAGTGTCACCGTTTTGGTTGATCCACAGGATTACGCCGACGTACTCGATGAGCTTCGGGATAGTGGCTCAACCAGTCTCAGCACACGTTTTCGTTTGGCAGCGAAGGCTTTCCGCCACACGGCTTACTACGATGCTGTCATAAGCAGCTATTTTAGCCGAGGAGCGAAGGTCTTGTTTCCTGATGAAATTGTTCTGCCCTTTGAAAAAGTACAAGAACTGCGTTATGGAGAGAATCCTCACCAAAAGGGGGCTTTCTACAAAGACCCACTGTCAAAAACGGGCTTAGCAAATTACGTTCAGCTTCAGGGTAAGGAACTTTCCTTTAACAACCTGCACGATGTGAATGCTGTTTTGGAAATACTCCAAGAGTTTTATGGTGTGCACTGTGCCGTGGCAGTGAAACATGCCAATCCCTGCGGAGTTGGAGTGGGTGAGAACTTGTTTGAGGCTTACCAAAAGGCATATGAAGGCGACCCCGTGTCCATTTATGGTGGCATTGTGGGCGTGAACGACACGTTGGACGAAGTTACGGCTTTGGAAATGTCTAAGCAGTTCTTGGAGGTCATTGTGGCCCCCGAGTTCACCCCAGAAGCACTGGATGTGCTTCAAAAGAAGAAAAACCTCCGACTGCTCAAGGTAAACCTTTCCACTGCCAGTGGTTTTGACATTAAACGCGTGGAAGGTGGCGTTCTTCTGCAGGACAAGGACCTTCAGGATTTGGATGAAAAAGAGCTGACTGTGGTTACAAACAAGGCGCCCACACCTGAGGAGATGGCGGACCTGCGTTTTGCTTGGAAAGTGGTGAAGCATTTAAGCTCCAACGCCATCGCATTGGCAAAAAATGGCGGAACAATTGGCTTGGGTGCTGGGCAGGTTAACCGTGTGGGGGCTGTGGAGATTGCCATCAAACAGGCTGGTGAAAAGGCTCGTGGTGCTGTTTTGGCTTCCGACGGTTTCTTTCCCTTCAGTGACTCCGTGGAATTGGCTGCCAAAGCTGGCATAACCGCCATTATTCAACCGGGCGGCTCTAAACGGGATCAGGAATGCATCGATGCTGCTAACAGCTACAACATTGCCATGGTATTTACCCACATCCGGCATTTCAGGCATTGA
- the purD gene encoding phosphoribosylamine--glycine ligase: MNVLVIGGGGREHVLVYKLKQSPLVQKIYCAPGNAGIAQIAELVNVAPTDVEKLRSFALEKSIDLTVVGPEIPLMAGIVDGFKEAGLTIFGPSKAAALLEGSKVFAKNLMKRCHVPTAQFEVFSSLDDAVNYVKTRQRPLVVKADGLAQGKGVVIAQSTEEAVQALESLMEERVFGSAGEKVVVEELLQGPEASVFALCNGADAVILGTAMDYKRAFDGDQGPNTGGMGSISPHPLIDRAMEEDILETIIKPVLRGLMEEGIPYTGVLYAGLMLTQEGPKVLEFNVRFGDPETQAMMPLLESDLAQLLMSTCIGNLSAVQVQWKQEKCVCVVAASKGYPGHYQTGFPINGLGNVRDALVFHAGTTFDATGNVVTSGGRVLSVVATGKSYEEARQKAYKEMEKISFPGMFYRKDIASGFD; this comes from the coding sequence ATGAACGTGTTGGTAATTGGTGGTGGTGGGCGTGAACATGTGCTGGTTTACAAACTAAAGCAAAGCCCGTTGGTTCAAAAGATTTACTGCGCACCCGGCAATGCAGGCATTGCCCAAATAGCAGAGCTGGTGAATGTTGCCCCCACGGATGTGGAAAAGCTTAGATCCTTTGCCTTGGAAAAGAGCATTGATTTAACTGTGGTTGGCCCCGAAATACCACTCATGGCAGGCATCGTGGATGGTTTTAAGGAGGCGGGATTGACTATTTTTGGTCCTTCAAAGGCTGCAGCCCTGCTCGAAGGCAGCAAGGTGTTTGCAAAGAACCTCATGAAACGCTGCCACGTACCCACTGCTCAGTTTGAGGTGTTTTCAAGCTTGGATGATGCCGTTAACTATGTGAAAACAAGGCAGCGACCCTTGGTAGTGAAAGCCGATGGCTTAGCTCAGGGGAAGGGCGTTGTCATTGCTCAGAGCACCGAGGAAGCTGTGCAGGCGTTGGAGTCTCTCATGGAAGAAAGGGTTTTCGGCAGTGCCGGTGAGAAAGTGGTAGTGGAAGAACTGCTTCAAGGACCAGAGGCCTCCGTATTTGCTCTTTGCAACGGTGCTGATGCTGTCATTTTGGGCACTGCCATGGACTACAAGCGTGCCTTTGACGGCGACCAGGGACCAAACACCGGTGGCATGGGCAGTATCAGTCCTCATCCTTTAATCGACCGTGCCATGGAAGAGGATATTCTGGAAACCATCATAAAACCAGTTCTGCGTGGGCTAATGGAAGAAGGCATTCCCTATACAGGTGTGCTCTATGCCGGGCTCATGCTAACTCAGGAAGGGCCAAAAGTGCTTGAGTTCAACGTGCGCTTTGGCGACCCAGAGACCCAAGCCATGATGCCGCTTTTGGAGAGCGACCTTGCTCAGCTTCTGATGAGCACCTGCATTGGGAACTTAAGTGCTGTTCAGGTGCAGTGGAAACAAGAAAAGTGCGTTTGCGTGGTGGCTGCCTCAAAGGGTTATCCGGGTCATTACCAAACTGGATTCCCCATAAATGGCTTGGGCAACGTTCGAGACGCATTGGTGTTTCACGCTGGAACCACTTTTGACGCTACGGGGAATGTGGTAACGTCAGGGGGTCGCGTGCTAAGTGTGGTCGCCACTGGCAAAAGCTACGAAGAAGCACGGCAAAAGGCTTACAAGGAAATGGAAAAAATCTCGTTCCCCGGTATGTTTTACAGAAAAGACATCGCTTCCGGCTTCGATTGA
- a CDS encoding molybdopterin-guanine dinucleotide biosynthesis protein B, which yields MITFSVFGRKHSGKTTVCQELIDVLSKKGTVGYEKRTHTTIKLDQHLQMAHQTLWSVVRDSENLQLITTKAPVNLPPVDFLVVEGYIPDVPNILCVKDPYDLEAITPFTLAAVSLSGIPNTKRPDELKNVINSYLERQKS from the coding sequence GTGATTACCTTCTCAGTATTCGGCAGGAAACACAGTGGGAAAACCACGGTGTGCCAAGAGCTCATCGATGTGCTTTCTAAAAAGGGCACCGTGGGTTACGAGAAGCGCACTCATACCACCATTAAACTGGATCAGCACCTGCAAATGGCACACCAAACCCTGTGGTCAGTAGTACGTGACAGTGAAAACCTTCAGCTAATTACAACCAAAGCACCAGTGAATTTACCTCCAGTGGATTTTTTGGTGGTAGAAGGATACATCCCTGATGTACCTAACATCCTCTGCGTGAAAGACCCATACGATTTGGAGGCCATAACACCCTTTACCTTAGCAGCTGTGTCCCTAAGCGGCATTCCCAACACCAAGCGACCGGATGAACTAAAAAACGTCATCAACAGTTATCTGGAAAGACAGAAATCGTAA
- a CDS encoding M55 family metallopeptidase, producing the protein MLLKRGENYMRLFVSVDYEGIWGVPSWEFMKTEEAKQLLHKELNVLLKSIEEVDANAYVLMVDSHSRGDNICRSMLETSSVKLDLISGYPRPNYMMTGIDNSFDGVMFVGYHTKAGGWGAMDHSYSSSTIYRVLINGKEVGESTINGFLAHYHGVPVILVSGSEELEEEIKENLPEAVFHATNKTWSRFSAQSYHDALMTLAEKVHQALQNAKQLKDSSITKIGEATFTVEFLNRLAADVTSELPFVKRLSSRTIEFTMSDYDQAFHAFQAIVFMASSAMRL; encoded by the coding sequence ATGCTTCTTAAAAGGGGTGAAAACTATATGCGCCTATTTGTTTCAGTTGATTACGAAGGCATTTGGGGTGTTCCTTCATGGGAATTTATGAAAACGGAAGAAGCAAAGCAACTGCTTCATAAAGAGCTAAACGTGCTCCTAAAGTCCATTGAAGAAGTGGATGCCAATGCCTATGTGCTCATGGTAGATAGTCATTCGCGTGGAGACAACATTTGCCGCAGCATGCTGGAAACCAGTTCTGTGAAACTGGATCTCATATCTGGTTACCCACGGCCCAATTACATGATGACCGGTATCGATAACAGCTTTGATGGGGTCATGTTTGTGGGTTACCACACAAAAGCTGGTGGCTGGGGTGCCATGGATCACTCTTACTCCTCATCCACCATTTACCGCGTTCTCATTAACGGCAAAGAGGTGGGCGAATCCACCATAAACGGCTTTTTGGCTCACTACCACGGAGTGCCTGTCATTTTGGTAAGCGGTTCCGAGGAATTGGAAGAAGAAATAAAGGAGAACTTACCCGAAGCCGTATTCCATGCCACAAACAAAACGTGGTCCCGTTTTAGTGCACAAAGTTATCACGATGCATTAATGACTCTGGCAGAAAAAGTGCACCAAGCGCTGCAAAATGCAAAACAACTTAAGGACTCATCCATCACAAAGATAGGCGAAGCCACATTCACCGTGGAGTTCCTAAATCGCCTGGCCGCTGATGTAACCTCTGAGCTGCCTTTCGTAAAGCGTCTAAGCTCACGTACCATTGAATTCACCATGTCTGACTACGATCAAGCCTTCCATGCTTTCCAAGCCATTGTTTTCATGGCTTCTTCAGCAATGAGGTTGTAA
- a CDS encoding tRNA 4-thiouridine(8) synthase ThiI — protein sequence MTQGTSQTNPIRAIALLSGGLDSMLAAKLILDQGIEVIGISFESPFFNADRARTAAKQLAIPLITWDITDELIKVLKNPKHGFGRFFNPCIDCHALMVKKALELLPSLQAQFIITGEVLYQRPKSQKMGGLMAVAKDSGAQDLILRPLSAKLLPPTKPEREGWVNRSLLLDIQGRSRQRQLELAQTLGINDYPMPAGGCLLTDISVTRRLQKIFQYWKDDIDRPFLELAKVGRHFWTGSDLIVVARNEQESYSLRALMKVWDYKVELTDVPGPTTLVRSRGKLTEEVLELSALLTARYSKARTLPLVKVKAENYLFLHTQKLQVKPSALTETMERMNAEQL from the coding sequence ATGACACAAGGAACTTCGCAAACAAATCCTATTAGAGCCATTGCTTTGCTTTCGGGTGGCTTAGACAGCATGCTGGCAGCCAAGCTCATTTTGGATCAAGGCATCGAGGTCATAGGCATCTCTTTTGAAAGCCCGTTTTTTAACGCAGATCGAGCCAGAACAGCGGCTAAACAACTAGCCATACCGCTTATAACCTGGGACATCACCGATGAGCTTATAAAGGTTCTGAAGAATCCAAAGCACGGTTTTGGTAGGTTTTTTAATCCCTGCATTGACTGCCATGCCTTGATGGTGAAAAAAGCATTAGAGCTTTTACCTTCACTGCAAGCACAGTTCATCATTACTGGTGAAGTGCTTTACCAAAGGCCAAAGAGTCAAAAAATGGGAGGGCTCATGGCAGTAGCAAAAGACAGTGGTGCTCAGGATCTCATCCTCAGACCTTTGTCAGCAAAACTACTCCCACCAACAAAACCAGAAAGAGAAGGCTGGGTTAACCGCTCCTTACTGCTGGATATTCAAGGAAGATCTCGCCAAAGGCAACTTGAGCTAGCGCAAACACTGGGCATAAACGACTACCCCATGCCCGCTGGCGGATGCCTACTTACTGATATTAGCGTTACACGAAGGCTTCAAAAAATCTTCCAATACTGGAAAGATGATATTGACAGACCTTTCCTTGAACTTGCAAAGGTGGGTAGGCATTTCTGGACAGGTAGCGATCTCATTGTGGTAGCCAGAAACGAGCAGGAAAGTTATAGCTTGCGAGCCCTTATGAAAGTATGGGACTACAAAGTGGAACTTACCGATGTACCAGGCCCTACTACCCTTGTGCGGTCAAGGGGAAAGCTCACAGAAGAAGTCTTGGAGCTTTCAGCCCTTCTTACTGCACGCTACAGCAAAGCCAGGACTTTGCCTTTGGTTAAGGTGAAAGCGGAAAATTATCTGTTCTTGCACACCCAAAAGCTGCAGGTGAAGCCCTCCGCGTTGACTGAAACCATGGAACGCATGAATGCAGAGCAACTTTGA